One Natrinema halophilum genomic window carries:
- a CDS encoding DEAD/DEAH box helicase, whose protein sequence is MAAQDEEPPSIEHPLLEPDLLERRLYQLKLAGTAANHHTLVCLPTGLGKTTVSLLVTARRLEEVGGTSLMLAPTKPLVQQHADFYREALRIPDEEIVVFTGDVSPDDRADLWEEATVVMATPQVIENDLVGSRISLADVTHLTFDECHRATGDYAYNYIAERYHADARKPLVTGMSASPGGDEEAILEVCENLGLQEVEVMTEEDADVDEFTHDTDVEWERIDLPDEVLEIRDALNEVITDRLEKLKELGIASSTQPDQSQTDLNRMRAELQQLINNDQSEGFEGMSIHAEVMKLRQAVTLVETQSVEALCRYFERQRNQARSSGASKASQRMVSDPRVREAMRKAEQFDEIHPKYRKTRMLLAETLGLEGGERVIVFTESRDTAEALTDFLADSFDAKRFVGQGDREGSDGMTQKEQQEVLDEFRAGEFEVLVSTSVAEEGLDVPEVDLVLFYEPVPTAIRSIQRKGRTGRQSEGRVVVLMAEDTRDEAYFWISRRREKEMESELRELKGMADDLEDELDESQQSLADFDGDERTARGDDDKADPESEARGEKANPDAVDGSSSGNEGGSEQPGLQEFGDETDEATGTSAESVDTVEPHAEGETVQIVADQREMDANIARDLSRREEIDVRLETLDVGDYVCSDRVVVERKSVADFVDSLVGGDRSVFEQVGAMARHYSRPIVIVEGSGLYEQRDVHPNAIRGALSSLVVDFGASILRSESEDDTTELLAVIAGREQTTADREVSVHGEKGSKTLGEQQEYVVASIAEIGPVTARSLLEEFGTVEGVMIATEDELQEADGVGAVTAERIREVVGSDYTG, encoded by the coding sequence ATGGCAGCACAGGACGAGGAACCGCCCTCGATCGAGCATCCGCTCCTCGAGCCCGACCTTCTCGAGCGGCGGCTCTACCAACTGAAGCTCGCGGGTACGGCCGCGAATCATCACACGCTCGTCTGTCTCCCGACCGGTCTCGGGAAGACGACGGTCAGCCTGCTGGTCACAGCCCGCAGGCTCGAGGAAGTCGGCGGCACGTCGCTGATGCTCGCCCCGACGAAACCCCTCGTCCAGCAACACGCCGATTTCTACCGGGAGGCCCTTCGGATCCCCGACGAGGAGATCGTCGTCTTCACGGGCGACGTCAGTCCCGACGACCGAGCCGACCTGTGGGAAGAGGCGACGGTCGTGATGGCGACGCCGCAGGTAATCGAAAACGACCTCGTCGGCTCGCGGATCTCGCTCGCCGACGTCACCCACCTCACGTTCGACGAATGTCACCGGGCGACGGGCGATTACGCGTACAACTACATCGCGGAACGATACCACGCCGACGCCCGCAAGCCGCTCGTGACGGGTATGTCGGCGTCGCCCGGCGGCGACGAGGAAGCCATCCTCGAAGTCTGTGAGAACCTCGGCCTCCAGGAGGTCGAGGTGATGACGGAGGAAGACGCCGACGTCGACGAGTTCACCCACGACACCGACGTCGAGTGGGAACGGATCGACCTCCCCGACGAGGTCCTCGAGATCCGGGACGCGCTAAACGAGGTCATCACGGACCGGCTCGAGAAGCTCAAGGAACTCGGCATCGCGAGCTCGACGCAACCCGATCAGTCCCAGACGGACCTGAATCGGATGCGGGCCGAACTCCAACAGCTAATCAACAACGACCAGTCGGAGGGGTTCGAGGGAATGTCGATCCACGCGGAGGTGATGAAGCTCCGCCAGGCCGTCACGCTGGTCGAAACCCAGAGCGTCGAGGCGCTCTGTCGGTACTTCGAGCGACAGCGCAATCAGGCCCGCTCGTCGGGCGCATCGAAGGCGAGTCAGCGAATGGTTTCCGATCCTCGCGTTCGCGAAGCGATGCGGAAAGCCGAACAGTTCGACGAAATCCACCCCAAGTACCGCAAGACGCGAATGTTGCTCGCCGAAACCCTGGGACTCGAGGGCGGCGAGCGCGTCATCGTCTTCACCGAATCCCGCGACACGGCCGAGGCGCTGACGGACTTTCTCGCGGACAGCTTCGACGCGAAGCGCTTCGTCGGGCAAGGCGACCGCGAGGGGTCGGACGGAATGACCCAGAAAGAACAACAGGAAGTCCTAGACGAGTTCCGGGCGGGCGAGTTCGAGGTTCTCGTCTCGACGTCGGTCGCCGAAGAAGGACTCGACGTGCCGGAGGTCGATCTCGTGCTCTTTTACGAGCCCGTTCCGACTGCCATTCGCTCGATCCAGCGCAAGGGCCGAACCGGTCGCCAGTCCGAAGGGCGGGTCGTCGTCCTCATGGCCGAGGACACCCGCGACGAGGCGTACTTCTGGATCTCCCGGCGCCGCGAAAAGGAAATGGAGTCGGAATTACGCGAATTGAAAGGAATGGCCGACGATCTCGAGGACGAACTCGACGAATCCCAGCAGTCGCTTGCGGATTTCGATGGCGATGAACGGACGGCAAGGGGAGATGACGATAAAGCGGACCCCGAGTCCGAGGCCAGGGGAGAGAAAGCGAACCCCGACGCAGTCGACGGGTCTTCCAGTGGAAACGAAGGGGGAAGCGAGCAGCCGGGGCTGCAGGAGTTCGGCGACGAAACCGACGAAGCAACGGGGACGAGCGCCGAGTCTGTCGACACGGTCGAGCCACACGCCGAGGGAGAGACCGTTCAAATCGTCGCCGACCAGCGCGAAATGGACGCGAACATCGCCCGCGACCTCTCGCGCCGCGAGGAGATCGACGTACGCCTCGAGACGCTCGACGTCGGCGACTACGTCTGCTCGGATCGGGTGGTCGTCGAGCGCAAGTCGGTCGCGGACTTCGTCGACTCGCTGGTCGGCGGCGACCGGTCCGTCTTCGAACAGGTCGGTGCGATGGCCCGCCACTACTCGCGGCCGATCGTCATCGTCGAAGGCAGCGGGCTGTACGAACAACGAGACGTTCACCCGAACGCAATTCGAGGAGCGCTCTCGAGTCTCGTCGTGGACTTCGGCGCAAGTATTCTTCGGAGTGAAAGCGAAGATGACACGACCGAACTGCTCGCGGTGATCGCCGGCCGCGAGCAGACGACCGCCGACCGCGAGGTCTCGGTTCACGGCGAGAAGGGCAGCAAGACCCTGGGCGAGCAACAGGAGTACGTCGTCGCCTCGATCGCCGAGATCGGACCCGTCACCGCCCGGTCGTTGCTCGAGGAGTTCGGCACTGTCGAGGGCGTGATGATCGCGACCGAAGACGAGTTACAGGAGGCCGACGGCGTCGGGGCGGTAACCGCCGAACGGATCCGAGAGGTCGTCGGAAGCGACTACACCGGATAA
- a CDS encoding phosphatase PAP2 family protein — protein MALGFVVLLTVLVVCTGLVGTSTLCLEWTEIRRTARELDDRLLEIAPYLGVTALFFLAKRTTHGLSLRISESLDWDLTAAIYAVEGEFVAVLQDVVPGATVEFFSSMYMFGFPFLLVTAPILYFMLPTQRHLKELLVAYVLNYLIGSICYTLFIVYGPRNHLKTVSGLMYEFYPQTQEMTAAVSANTNVFPSLHTSLAVVVLLFAWRSRKEYPRWLVISSFVVTGIVFSTMYLGIHWLIDVVAGIALAAFSVYAAERLVARAEGDPGPTAESDESDDGLATDPDLSD, from the coding sequence ATGGCACTTGGATTCGTCGTCTTACTCACGGTACTCGTCGTTTGCACCGGGCTCGTTGGAACCAGCACGCTCTGTCTCGAGTGGACCGAAATCCGCCGGACTGCGAGGGAACTTGACGACCGTCTCCTCGAGATCGCTCCGTATCTCGGCGTCACCGCACTGTTCTTCCTGGCGAAACGAACGACACACGGGCTCAGTTTGCGAATCTCGGAGTCCCTCGACTGGGATCTCACCGCGGCGATATACGCGGTCGAAGGGGAGTTCGTCGCAGTGCTCCAAGACGTCGTCCCCGGAGCGACGGTCGAGTTCTTCTCGTCGATGTATATGTTCGGGTTCCCGTTCCTGCTGGTGACCGCTCCGATCCTCTATTTTATGTTGCCGACCCAGCGCCACCTCAAGGAACTGCTCGTTGCGTACGTGCTTAACTACCTGATCGGCTCGATCTGTTATACGCTGTTTATCGTCTATGGGCCGCGAAATCACCTCAAAACCGTTTCGGGCCTGATGTACGAGTTCTACCCACAGACCCAAGAAATGACGGCGGCGGTCTCGGCGAACACGAACGTGTTCCCCTCGTTGCATACGTCGCTGGCAGTGGTCGTCTTGCTGTTCGCCTGGCGGTCGCGCAAAGAGTATCCCCGCTGGCTCGTGATCTCGTCGTTCGTCGTGACCGGCATCGTCTTTTCGACGATGTATCTGGGGATTCACTGGCTGATCGACGTCGTGGCAGGTATCGCACTCGCCGCGTTCAGCGTCTACGCCGCTGAACGTCTCGTCGCCCGCGCCGAGGGTGATCCCGGTCCTACTGCTGAATCCGACGAAAGCGATGACGGCCTCGCGACAGATCCCGACCTCAGCGATTGA